One part of the Mycobacteriales bacterium genome encodes these proteins:
- a CDS encoding class I SAM-dependent methyltransferase, protein MSSPPSKVPSRPPAAVEHRPADAAESARANRHWWDTEARSYQDEHGAFLGDADLLWCPEGLREAQARLLGEVRGREVLEIGCGAGQGARWLTGQGARVVALDVSYGQLLESRRLDARSGIEVERLVQADAQALPLRGACVDAVISAFGAIPFVADSARAMREVARVLRPGGRFVFSVAHPIRWAFPDDPGPGGLTVRQSYFDRTPYVEVDEAGEASYVEHHRTLGDRVRELVAAGLVLEDLVEPEWPAGHEREWGQWSPLRGALMPGTAIFVCSRRA, encoded by the coding sequence ATGAGCAGTCCCCCGTCGAAGGTCCCGTCGAGGCCTCCCGCCGCCGTCGAGCACCGCCCGGCCGACGCCGCCGAGAGCGCCCGCGCCAATCGCCACTGGTGGGACACCGAGGCACGCAGCTACCAGGACGAGCACGGCGCCTTTCTGGGCGATGCGGACCTGCTGTGGTGCCCGGAGGGGCTGCGGGAGGCGCAGGCCCGGCTGCTCGGCGAGGTCCGGGGCCGCGAGGTGCTGGAGATCGGCTGTGGAGCCGGGCAGGGCGCCCGCTGGCTGACCGGCCAGGGGGCCCGGGTCGTCGCGCTGGACGTGTCGTACGGCCAATTGCTCGAGTCCCGCCGGCTCGATGCCCGCTCGGGCATCGAGGTGGAGCGGCTGGTGCAGGCGGACGCGCAGGCACTGCCGCTGCGCGGGGCCTGCGTCGACGCCGTCATCAGCGCGTTCGGTGCGATCCCGTTCGTGGCCGACTCGGCACGGGCGATGCGCGAGGTGGCGCGGGTGCTGCGCCCGGGCGGCCGCTTCGTCTTCAGCGTCGCCCATCCGATCCGCTGGGCCTTCCCGGACGATCCGGGGCCGGGCGGGCTCACGGTGCGCCAGTCCTACTTCGACCGGACGCCGTACGTCGAGGTCGACGAGGCCGGCGAGGCGTCCTACGTCGAGCACCACCGCACGCTCGGCGACCGGGTGCGCGAGCTGGTCGCCGCGGGGCTGGTGCTCGAGGACCTCGTCGAGCCGGAGTGGCCGGCGGGGCATGAACGCGAGTGGGGGCAGTGGAGCCCGCTCCGCGGCGCACTGATGCCCGGCACCGCGATCTTCGTCTGCAGCCGGCGGGCCTGA